A window from Nitrospirota bacterium encodes these proteins:
- a CDS encoding glycosyltransferase family 1 protein — protein sequence MRLGVDGRELVRGVRTGIGRYLIEVLRAAAQQGWECLVYGDQTTDLNGAAQGVTVRRLMRTHTQWWDQVTLPRGLARDRVSVFLSPYYKGPLWSPCPIVLTIHDLFFIGYPGASRPFYDRAMTGLAKLYARRAAAVIADSDYSKRAIVSRLGIDPGKVHAIPVALGTEFRPTTSDDATLRKYGIAEPYLLFVGNFKPHKNLPRLLQAYAALSSALRGRYRLVLAGGDAVRRTELDALARSLGIGDRVHFPGLIDDRDLPLLYSACALFVLPSLEEGFGLPALEAMACGAPVAASNRAAIPEVVGAAALLFDPEDVSSMVNAMTAILSDAGLSDDLTRRGIERAGEFPRERTTGRVLALLHAVGLAGR from the coding sequence ATGAGGCTCGGCGTGGACGGACGCGAGTTGGTGCGCGGCGTGCGAACCGGGATCGGGCGATACCTGATCGAAGTCTTGCGCGCGGCGGCGCAACAGGGATGGGAATGTCTCGTGTACGGTGATCAAACCACCGACTTGAACGGCGCGGCGCAAGGCGTGACGGTACGGCGTCTGATGCGAACGCACACTCAGTGGTGGGACCAGGTGACGTTGCCCCGCGGTCTGGCGCGGGATCGGGTGTCGGTGTTCTTGTCCCCCTATTACAAAGGCCCGCTCTGGAGCCCTTGTCCAATAGTCCTGACGATCCATGACCTGTTCTTTATCGGCTATCCGGGCGCGAGCCGTCCGTTCTACGACCGTGCCATGACCGGTCTGGCGAAGCTCTATGCGCGTCGGGCTGCCGCTGTCATCGCCGACTCGGACTATTCCAAGCGGGCGATCGTGAGCCGTTTGGGGATCGACCCAGGCAAGGTCCACGCGATTCCGGTCGCGTTGGGGACTGAATTCAGGCCGACAACTTCGGACGACGCGACGTTGCGGAAGTACGGCATCGCTGAGCCCTACCTGCTCTTTGTCGGAAATTTCAAGCCGCACAAGAACCTCCCGCGCCTTCTACAGGCCTACGCCGCGCTGTCCTCGGCGTTGCGCGGGCGGTATCGCCTCGTGCTGGCGGGCGGCGACGCGGTGCGGCGGACCGAGCTGGATGCGCTGGCTCGGTCTCTCGGAATCGGTGACCGCGTGCATTTCCCCGGACTGATCGACGATCGCGACCTGCCGCTGCTGTACAGCGCCTGTGCGTTGTTCGTGCTGCCGTCGCTGGAAGAGGGGTTTGGGTTGCCGGCGTTGGAAGCGATGGCCTGCGGCGCGCCGGTCGCGGCGTCAAACCGCGCGGCCATTCCCGAAGTGGTCGGGGCTGCGGCCCTGTTGTTCGATCCGGAAGATGTCTCCTCGATGGTGAACGCCATGACCGCCATCCTTTCCGATGCCGGGCTCAGCGACGACTTGACACGGCGCGGGATCGAGCGGGCCGGCGAGTTCCCGCGGGAGCGCACGACGGGGCGGGTGCTCGCGCTCCTCCACGCAGTCGGTCTGGCGGGCAGGTAG